A part of bacterium genomic DNA contains:
- a CDS encoding XylR N-terminal domain-containing protein produces the protein MRVEELKISELLEFDSEGGLVRFANQRAVIFDATAKGNLSKELIDHFGASTARAVLTRFGYVQGWRMATAT, from the coding sequence ATGCGTGTCGAAGAGCTCAAGATCAGCGAACTGCTGGAGTTCGATTCCGAGGGCGGCCTGGTGCGTTTCGCGAACCAGCGCGCAGTCATCTTCGACGCCACGGCGAAGGGGAACCTGTCCAAGGAGCTGATCGACCACTTCGGCGCCAGCACCGCGCGCGCCGTCCTGACCCGGTTCGGCTACGTCCAGGGCTGGCGCATGGCCACGGCGACCC